Proteins co-encoded in one Natronorubrum daqingense genomic window:
- the thsA gene encoding thermosome subunit alpha, producing MGNQPLIVLSEDSQRTSGKDAQSMNVQAGKAVAESVRTTLGPKGMDKMLVDSSGNVIVTNDGVTLLSEMEIDHPAADMIVEVAETQEDEVGDGTTSAVVISGELLSQAEELLEQDIHATTLAQGYRQAAEEATEALEEIAIDVDEDDTEILEQIAATAMTGKGAENARDLLSELVVEAVQSVADGDDIDTDNIKVEKVVGSSIDESELVEGVIVDKERVSDNMPYFAEDASVAIVDGDLEIKETEIDAEVNVTDPDQLEQFLEQEETQLREMAEQVADAGADVVFVDGGIDDMAQHYLAQEGIIAVRRVKSSDQSQLARATGATPVTSVDDLSEDDLGFAGSVAQKEIAGDQRIFVEDVDDAKAVTLILRGGTEHVIDEVDRAIEDSLGVVRTTLEDGKVLAGGGAPEVDLSLALRDYADSVGGREQLAVEAFADALEVIPRTLAENAGLDPIDSLVELRADHDGGDTASGLDAFTGDTIDMGEEGVYEPLRVKTQAIESATEAAVMLLRIDDVIAAGDLAVADDDDGEDMPPGGGGMGGGMGGMGGGMGGMM from the coding sequence ATGGGCAACCAGCCTCTCATCGTTCTCTCGGAGGATAGCCAGCGGACGTCCGGCAAAGACGCACAGTCGATGAACGTACAGGCCGGCAAGGCCGTTGCCGAGTCCGTCCGGACCACACTCGGTCCGAAAGGAATGGACAAGATGCTCGTCGATTCCTCGGGTAACGTCATCGTCACGAACGACGGTGTCACCCTCCTCTCGGAGATGGAGATCGATCACCCAGCCGCCGACATGATCGTCGAAGTCGCCGAGACGCAGGAGGACGAGGTCGGCGACGGCACCACGAGCGCCGTCGTCATCTCCGGTGAACTCCTCAGCCAAGCCGAGGAACTTCTCGAGCAGGATATCCACGCGACCACGCTCGCACAGGGATACCGTCAGGCCGCCGAGGAAGCCACCGAAGCCCTCGAAGAGATCGCCATCGACGTCGACGAGGACGACACCGAAATCCTCGAGCAGATCGCCGCGACCGCGATGACGGGCAAGGGTGCGGAGAACGCTCGCGACCTCCTCTCGGAACTCGTCGTCGAGGCCGTCCAGTCGGTCGCCGACGGCGACGACATCGACACGGACAACATCAAAGTCGAGAAGGTCGTCGGCAGTTCCATCGACGAGTCCGAACTCGTCGAGGGCGTCATCGTCGACAAGGAGCGCGTCTCGGACAACATGCCGTACTTCGCGGAAGACGCCTCCGTCGCCATCGTCGACGGCGACCTCGAGATCAAAGAGACCGAAATCGACGCCGAAGTCAACGTCACCGACCCCGACCAACTCGAGCAGTTCTTAGAGCAAGAAGAGACCCAACTGCGCGAGATGGCCGAGCAGGTCGCAGACGCCGGTGCCGACGTCGTCTTCGTCGACGGCGGCATCGACGACATGGCCCAGCACTACCTCGCACAGGAGGGCATCATCGCCGTCCGCCGCGTCAAATCCAGCGACCAGAGCCAGCTGGCACGCGCGACCGGCGCGACGCCCGTCACCAGCGTCGACGACCTCAGCGAGGACGACCTCGGCTTCGCCGGTAGCGTCGCCCAGAAGGAGATCGCTGGCGATCAGCGCATCTTCGTCGAGGACGTCGACGACGCCAAGGCCGTCACCCTCATCCTCCGCGGTGGCACCGAGCACGTCATCGACGAGGTCGACCGCGCCATCGAGGATTCGCTGGGCGTCGTCCGCACCACGCTCGAGGACGGCAAAGTCCTCGCCGGCGGCGGTGCCCCAGAGGTCGACCTCTCGCTCGCACTTCGCGACTACGCGGACTCCGTCGGCGGCCGCGAACAGCTCGCCGTCGAAGCCTTCGCGGACGCACTCGAGGTCATCCCACGAACGCTCGCCGAGAACGCTGGCCTCGACCCCATCGACTCGCTGGTCGAACTCCGCGCCGACCACGACGGCGGCGACACCGCCTCCGGTCTCGACGCGTTCACCGGCGACACCATCGACATGGGCGAGGAAGGCGTCTACGAGCCGCTTCGCGTGAAGACCCAGGCCATCGAATCCGCAACCGAAGCCGCAGTCATGTTGCTTCGCATCGACGACGTCATCGCGGCCGGCGACCTCGCCGTCGCTGACGACGACGATGGCGAAGACATGCCACCAGGCGGCGGTGGCATGGGCGGCGGCATGGGCGGTATGGGCGGTGGCATGGGCGGCATGATGTAA